One Oscillatoria salina IIICB1 genomic region harbors:
- a CDS encoding cobyrinic acid a,c-diamide synthase — protein sequence MITQLKDKIAVLQEGSKADKMLERLPVEVKKWAEGLPWKERRYVLSLCHLLCAASPEMQAQFLDDYTADGLIAKILQDQDAQERVQFYLRLFRIDTKLTGSVLRKYIRQFYIHSAQDVSRQPDKYLESALRLVVNSEEQSHVLNYILGFEIIKMMFQMSWQQHERLYRIQINQEEFYNKYIKRIQNAHRLNGIIVPKDERVFFAKRDYFVQKPEIGAKKLIELILVTFTTEAVCELGFSIGRNIKHLIFDYDYIFQRETEGIFAS from the coding sequence ATGATTACACAGTTAAAAGACAAAATCGCCGTTCTACAAGAAGGGTCGAAGGCAGACAAAATGCTAGAAAGATTACCAGTTGAAGTCAAAAAATGGGCAGAAGGTTTACCCTGGAAAGAGCGCCGCTACGTTTTATCTTTATGTCATCTTTTATGTGCGGCATCTCCAGAAATGCAAGCACAATTTCTGGACGATTATACGGCTGATGGTTTAATTGCTAAAATTTTACAAGACCAAGATGCCCAAGAAAGAGTTCAGTTTTATTTAAGATTGTTTCGGATCGATACTAAGCTAACTGGTTCAGTTCTGAGAAAATATATCAGGCAATTTTACATTCATTCGGCTCAAGATGTTAGTCGCCAACCAGATAAATATTTAGAGTCAGCTTTACGGTTAGTAGTTAATTCAGAAGAACAAAGTCATGTCCTCAACTATATTTTAGGCTTTGAAATCATCAAAATGATGTTTCAAATGAGTTGGCAACAACACGAACGTCTGTATCGCATTCAAATCAATCAGGAAGAATTTTACAACAAATACATCAAGCGAATTCAGAACGCTCACCGACTAAATGGGATTATTGTGCCTAAAGATGAGCGAGTATTTTTTGCCAAACGAGATTATTTTGTGCAAAAACCCGAAATTGGAGCGAAAAAATTAATTGAATTAATTCTGGTAACATTTACCACGGAAGCTGTTTGCGAACTGGGATTTTCAATTGGGCGTAATATTAAACATTTGATTTTTGATTACGACTACATTTTTCAAAGGGAAACGGAAGGAATATTTGCTAGTTAA
- the murG gene encoding undecaprenyldiphospho-muramoylpentapeptide beta-N-acetylglucosaminyltransferase, whose translation MTKTPIPLLIAASGTGGHLFPALAVAEKLTDYQIEWLGVPDRLETRLVPESYPLHTIAVEGFQERFGLNTLRIFQRLAGSIRQVRRLLKERQIELVFTTGGYIASPTILAARSLGLPVILHESNALPGKVTRWFAPFCTSVALGFSEAAQYLPRSRTVWVGTPVRSIFLTPQQLDLPIPESAFLIVVVGGSQGAVAVNQMVRECAPAWFAAGAYLIHLTGDRDPDVHLLEHPQYLSLPFYENMAALLQRANLAISRAGAGTLTELAVSKTPAILIPYPYAAEDHQAYNAAVFQSAGAALVYPQAQLTPEILKTQVLELIANPAQLAQMAQQATDLAVTDSSDRLAKLLRLTLSVQVVKK comes from the coding sequence ATGACAAAAACACCTATTCCCTTGCTCATTGCTGCTAGCGGAACTGGAGGACATCTATTTCCCGCCCTAGCAGTAGCAGAAAAACTCACAGATTATCAGATTGAGTGGCTTGGCGTTCCCGATCGCCTAGAAACCAGACTCGTTCCCGAATCATATCCTCTACATACCATCGCTGTCGAGGGATTTCAAGAACGTTTTGGCTTGAATACCCTCCGCATTTTCCAACGCCTTGCTGGTTCAATTCGTCAAGTACGCAGGCTTCTCAAAGAGCGTCAGATTGAACTTGTCTTTACCACGGGCGGTTACATTGCTAGTCCGACAATTCTCGCTGCTCGTTCCCTGGGTTTGCCAGTTATTCTCCACGAATCTAATGCTCTCCCTGGAAAGGTAACTCGTTGGTTTGCTCCCTTTTGTACTTCTGTCGCTCTCGGTTTTTCAGAAGCAGCCCAATATTTACCCCGCAGCCGCACTGTCTGGGTAGGAACTCCCGTGCGTTCGATTTTTCTTACTCCTCAACAACTAGATTTACCTATTCCTGAATCTGCCTTTCTTATCGTCGTTGTTGGCGGTTCCCAAGGAGCAGTAGCAGTTAATCAAATGGTACGTGAATGCGCCCCAGCGTGGTTTGCGGCTGGTGCCTATCTCATTCACTTAACTGGAGATCGAGATCCTGACGTTCATCTTCTCGAACATCCCCAATATTTATCGCTGCCTTTTTATGAGAATATGGCAGCACTCTTACAAAGAGCAAATTTAGCAATTAGTCGCGCCGGAGCGGGAACTCTGACTGAATTAGCCGTATCGAAAACGCCAGCAATTTTAATTCCTTATCCCTACGCGGCTGAAGATCATCAAGCTTACAATGCAGCAGTTTTTCAAAGTGCTGGGGCGGCTTTAGTTTACCCTCAAGCACAACTCACACCAGAAATCTTAAAAACCCAGGTTTTAGAGTTAATTGCTAATCCTGCACAACTGGCACAGATGGCTCAACAAGCTACTGATTTGGCTGTCACCGATAGTAGCGATCGCCTAGCTAAACTCCTGCGGTTAACCTTGTCTGTTCAGGTGGTTAAAAAGTAA